One region of Alosa sapidissima isolate fAloSap1 chromosome 1, fAloSap1.pri, whole genome shotgun sequence genomic DNA includes:
- the tmem68 gene encoding transmembrane protein 68 has translation MSNGNESCMLGNGSSGFMSCLILLWEEWVGVGHLEDYLSYLEYLLWVFTPLAIVFILPFLIVILLYLSILFLHVYKHKNQLREAYSNNLWDGARKTLATLWDGHGAIWHGYEIHGLEKIPDEGAALIVYYHGAIPIDYYYFLANVIIQKGRTCHSVADHFLFKVPGFKLLLEVFSVIHGPQEECVKALRSGHLLGISPGGVREALFSDETYPLLWGKRKGFAQVAIDSQVPVIPMFTQNVREGFRSLGTLKCFRWLYERFRFLAPVYGGFPVKFRTFLGDPIPYDPKLNAAELAEKVHEAVQALIDQHQKIPGNILRALLERFHRRPKEA, from the exons ATGTCCAATGGGAACGAGTCCTGCATGTTAGGGAATGGCTCCTCCGGCTTCATGTCATGCTTGATTCTACTCTGGGAAGAGTGGGTCGGTGTGGGACACCTGGAGGACTACCTCAGCTACCTAGAGTACCTGCTGTGGGTGTTCACACCCCTGGCCATCGTCTTCATCCTGCCCTTCCTCATCGTGATCCTGCTGTATCTCTCCATACTCTTCCTGCATGTGTATAAGCACAAGAACCAGCTGCGGGAGGCCTATTCCAACAACCTGTGGGATGGCGCAAGGAAAACCTTGGCAACTctctgggatggtcacggagccATATGgcatg GTTATGAGATCCATGGGTTAGAGAAGATCCCAGATGAAGGAGCTGCCCTTATAGTCTACTACCATGGGGCTATTCCCATTGATTATTACTATTTTCTGGCAAATGTTATCATTCAGAAGGGACGCACCTGTCATTCCGTGGCAGATCACTTCCTGTTCAAGGTTCCTG gcttCAAGCTGCTGCTGGAGGTGTTCAGTGTGATCCACGGGCCGCAGGAGGAGTGTGTGAAGGCCCTGCGCAGTGGCCACCTGCTGGGCATCTCTCCCGGCGGCGTGCGGGAGGCACTCTTCAGCGACGAGACCTACCCACTGCTCTGGGGCAAGCGCAAGGGCTTTGCTCAAGTGGCCATCGACTCCCAAGTG CCAGTAATTCCTATGTTTACACAGAATGTTCGAGAAGGATTTCGCTCTCTTGGAACATTAA AATGTTTCAGATGGTTGTATGAAAGATTTCGCTTCCTGGCTCCTGTGTACGGAGGTTTCCCAGTCAAATTCCGTACTTTTCTCGGTGATCCCATTCCATACGATCCCAAACTTAACGCAGCAGAGTTGGCAGAGAAG GTGCACGAAGCTGTTCAAGCACTTATAGATCAACACCAAAAAATCCCGGGTAATATTCTTCGAGCTCTTCTAGAGCGTTTCCACAGACGACCGAAAGAAGCCTAG